From one Sardina pilchardus chromosome 6, fSarPil1.1, whole genome shotgun sequence genomic stretch:
- the si:dkey-82o10.4 gene encoding m-AAA protease-interacting protein 1, mitochondrial — MQRITCFATYRELGGIVGCKPLACPWKRNPPANQTPFSSWAFLQPSCRPLEGTPSYINLHLRRQNTLFVCQRFRQYSSDSDNEPKTSRRPEISVVGIPDPITWIRNKIIMIFVELYFDFNISSVEFDTGVKQAVVHVSTMVSKGRFADLRGVMSDEAVERVKRKYKTLSDVQKRNIAISSDDIVFVLPEDVSVIFDNRGRKFCYVMMRLWHLSDADIPEDPESTRIFSIEDTGEESSKKIVTAVYEFHRELTRGVEPDWTVTHIWHWKQLE, encoded by the exons ATGCAGCGCATCACATGCTTTGCAACGTACCGTGAACTTGGAGGGATTGTGGGGTGCAAACCGTTGGCCTGTCCTTGGAAGAGGAACCCTCCTGCTAACCAGACCCCATTCAGCTCCTGGGCGTTTCTACAACCAAGCTGCCGACCCCTGGAAGGGACACCTTCTTATATCAACTTGCATCTGAGGAGACAAAATACACTATTTGTCTGTCAGAGATTCAGACAGTACAGCAGCGACAGTGACAATGAGCCCAAGACGTCGAGACGACCAGAAATATCTGTCGTGGGCATTCCAGATCCCATCACATGGATACGAAATAAAATCATAATGATCTTCGTCGAACTCTATTTTGATTTCAATATTTCTAGCGTGGAATTTGATACTGGAGTGAAGCAG GCTGTGGTCCACGTCTCTACAATGGTCTCCAAAGGCAGATTCGCGGATTTGAGGGGTGTTATGTCTGATGAG GCGGTTGAAAGAGTCAAGAGGAAATACAAAACACTATCAGATGTCCAGAAAAGAAACATAGCCATCTCTTCAGATGATATTGTATTTGTACTCCCTGAAGACGTCTCTGTGATCTTTGATAATAGAG GGAGGAAGTTTTGTTACGTCATGATGCGCTTGTGGCACCTGTCAGATGCAGATATCCCCGAGGATCCTGAGAGCACTCGGATCTTCAGCATAGAGGATACTGGAGAGGAGTCCTCAAAGAAGATTGTGACCGCCGTGTACGA GTTTCACCGGGAGCTGACCAGGGGAGTCGAACCTGACTGGACGGTCACCCACATCTGGCACTGGAAACAGCTGGAGTGA